Proteins from a genomic interval of Lycium ferocissimum isolate CSIRO_LF1 chromosome 2, AGI_CSIRO_Lferr_CH_V1, whole genome shotgun sequence:
- the LOC132047834 gene encoding uncharacterized mitochondrial protein AtMg00810-like, with the protein MRKEFEALENNKTWSLVQLPKGKKPIGCKWVYKIKYKADGSVERCLVAFAVKKGWSLFQLDVNNAFLHGDLDEEVYMKLLPGLSVDYPMSDRCTTFSLQTSKVLVWAETGLKTVHTDSTTVFLAVYVDDIILTGNDSSEISALKQFLDAQFRIKDLGLLNYFLGIEILYHSSGVLLHQKKFVYDLITEFGCTDVSSVVSPLELCVKLQSDSGDILPTPESYRSLIGKLNFLTHTRPDLCFAVQHLSQFLKTPRVPHMSAALHVLRYLKGTHDMEVFLTNSPDFSLQAYCDSDWASCPESRRSVSGFCVSLGGSFISWKSKKQAVVSLSSAEAEYRAMSKVVAELV; encoded by the exons ATGAGAAAGGAATTTGAGGCTCTAGAAAACAATAAGACCTGGTcacttgttcagctgcctaagGGGAAGAAACCTATTGGGTGTAAATGGGTGTATAAGATCAAATATAAGGCTGATGGTTCTGTGGAGAG GTGTTTAGTTGCATTTGCTGTTAAAAAGGGCTGGTCTCTATTCCAATTGGATGTCAATAATGCTTTTCTCCATGGTGACTTGGATGAAGAGGTATATATGAAGCTTCTCCCTGGTCTTTCTGTTGATTATCCTATGTCTGATCGATGCACCACTTTTAGTTTGCAAACTTCAAAAGTCCTTGTATGGGCTGAGACAGGCCTCAAGacagtg CACACAGATTCTACTACTGTTTTTCTTGCGGTGTATGTGGATGACATAATTTTGACTGGTAATGATTCTAGTGAGATTTCAGCACTTAAGCAATTTTTGGATGCTCAATTCCGAATAAAAGATCTGGGGCTTCTCAACTATTTTTTGGGCATTGAAATCCTCTATCACTCTTCAGGAGTTCTGCTCCATCAAAAGAAATTTGTTTATGATCTTATTACTGAATTTGGTTGCACTGATGTCTCTAGTGTTGTCTCTCCTCTTGAACTATGTGTTAAGCTACAGTCTGATAGTGGGGATATATTGCCTACACCCGAGTCCTATAGGAGTTTGATTGGCAAGCTCAATTTTCTCACTCATACACGACCTGATCTCTGCTTTGCGGTACAACATTTGAGTCAATTTTTGAAGACTCCTCGTGTCCCTCACATGTCTGCTGCTCTACATGTTTTGCGGTATTTGAAGGGCACCCACGACATGGAGGTGTTTTTGACCAATTCCCCTGATTTTTCCTTGCAAGCTTACTGTGACAGTGACTGGGCTTCTTGCCCCGAGTCGCGTCGATCTGTTTCTGGTTTTTGTGTCTCTTTGGGAGGTAGCTTTATTAGCTGGAAGTCGAAAAAACAGGCTGTTGTTTCCCTCTCATCTGCTGAGGCTGAATATCGGGCTATGAGTAAAGTCGTTGCTGAACTTGTCTAG